In Pirellulales bacterium, a single genomic region encodes these proteins:
- a CDS encoding Flp family type IVb pilin: MKSFALKLRKFLVSEDGPTAVEYAVMLALIVIVCLSAISTLGTNAKTTFTNVGNSVAGS, encoded by the coding sequence ATGAAGAGTTTTGCTTTGAAACTGCGTAAGTTCCTTGTGTCGGAAGATGGGCCCACCGCGGTCGAATATGCGGTGATGCTGGCCCTGATCGTGATCGTGTGCCTGAGTGCGATCAGCACGTTGGGCACGAATGCCAAGACGACCTTCACGAACGTCGGCAACTCGGTGGCTGGCAGCTAG
- a CDS encoding Flp family type IVb pilin, with amino-acid sequence MKNFASKVRRFMVSEDGPTAVEYAVMLALIVIVCLSAISTLGTNAKTTFLNIGSSVSS; translated from the coding sequence ATGAAGAATTTTGCCTCGAAAGTGCGTCGTTTCATGGTCTCGGAAGACGGTCCCACCGCGGTCGAATATGCCGTGATGCTGGCCCTGATCGTCATCGTCTGCCTGAGTGCGATCAGCACCTTGGGCACCAACGCCAAGACGACCTTCCTCAACATCGGATCGTCGGTTTCCAGCTAG
- a CDS encoding prepilin peptidase yields MFNHSATASDLMHHWNIWLVTVTLIVAAVIDGMKLKVPNWLTLPMIVSGWIFNFAVGGWAGLGWSMVGMAVGLALLLPANIIGGMGEGDVKLLAGVGAWVLPETTFYAFCWSAVIGGVIAVAMILWRGGWRKHRDQFLMIYSEIMTIGNPSELSAIAAERKSSMLLLPYGIPIAIGTIAYFAWTGMLGLL; encoded by the coding sequence ATGTTCAACCATTCGGCAACCGCGAGCGATCTGATGCACCACTGGAATATTTGGCTTGTGACGGTCACGTTGATCGTGGCCGCGGTGATCGATGGCATGAAACTGAAGGTGCCGAACTGGCTGACGCTGCCGATGATCGTCAGCGGATGGATTTTCAATTTTGCCGTCGGCGGATGGGCCGGACTCGGCTGGAGCATGGTGGGCATGGCTGTCGGATTGGCCCTGCTTCTGCCGGCCAATATCATCGGCGGTATGGGAGAGGGTGACGTGAAATTACTGGCAGGCGTCGGCGCCTGGGTGCTACCGGAGACGACGTTTTACGCATTCTGCTGGTCGGCCGTGATCGGTGGAGTCATTGCCGTGGCAATGATTCTGTGGCGGGGCGGCTGGCGCAAGCATCGCGATCAATTCCTGATGATCTATAGCGAGATCATGACGATCGGCAATCCGTCGGAGCTGTCGGCGATTGCCGCGGAGCGGAAGAGTTCGATGTTGCTACTGCCCTATGGCATTCCGATCGCCATTGGCACGATCGCCTATTTCGCTTGGACCGGCATGCTTGGGCTGTTGTAG
- the cpaB gene encoding Flp pilus assembly protein CpaB gives MRSKTMLLLVLALGCGLVASVGISQMLQKTDAPAGDTSPVWVVKTDIKRNDALTVQNLNLEQWPKEKIPPGALGKLEEIEGKRARVNLYAGEAVLDKKLLTKDELTASWKIPKDFRLYTVQGDPLSSQGGLLHPDDRVDVLVFVAKANGIAMTGAKTILQDIRVFAVNDQVQTTDDKAAESIAAKTVTLLVTPSQAEKLVLASEIGKIKLVMRSGDDSGAIGRDGVTMNDLFTPEKADRDHEDMNPPANAKPGLTALLNQQIQQPTAASPAPQPEQIAPPETFAMQVIRGTEITEADFRRKIDDPTHWENASSTVISGGSQSPSEPDASLPVTGNNTLKLPPMGPKANDTKPGPSPSGSGRT, from the coding sequence ATGCGTTCCAAAACAATGCTTCTACTCGTGCTCGCGCTAGGCTGCGGGCTTGTTGCGTCGGTCGGCATTAGTCAGATGCTTCAGAAGACCGACGCCCCCGCCGGCGACACTTCGCCCGTTTGGGTTGTAAAGACCGATATCAAGCGGAACGATGCGCTCACGGTCCAGAATCTGAATCTGGAACAATGGCCCAAGGAAAAAATCCCACCAGGAGCGCTCGGCAAGCTGGAAGAAATCGAGGGCAAGCGGGCTCGGGTGAACCTGTATGCGGGCGAAGCCGTCCTCGACAAAAAACTGCTAACCAAAGACGAACTGACGGCGTCATGGAAGATTCCGAAGGACTTCCGGCTGTATACAGTGCAGGGCGATCCGCTGAGCTCCCAGGGCGGACTCTTGCATCCGGACGATCGGGTCGACGTGTTGGTGTTCGTCGCGAAGGCCAACGGCATTGCCATGACTGGCGCCAAGACGATCTTGCAAGATATTCGCGTCTTTGCCGTGAATGACCAAGTGCAAACCACGGATGATAAGGCGGCCGAATCGATCGCCGCGAAGACGGTCACGCTGCTGGTAACTCCGAGTCAAGCCGAAAAGCTCGTCCTCGCCAGCGAAATCGGGAAAATCAAGCTTGTCATGCGCAGTGGCGATGATAGCGGCGCCATCGGCCGCGACGGGGTGACGATGAACGACTTGTTTACCCCGGAGAAAGCAGACCGCGATCATGAAGACATGAATCCGCCGGCGAATGCCAAGCCCGGACTCACCGCGCTCTTGAATCAGCAAATTCAGCAGCCGACCGCTGCGTCCCCGGCGCCACAGCCGGAGCAAATCGCGCCGCCGGAGACATTTGCGATGCAAGTGATCCGCGGAACTGAAATCACCGAAGCGGATTTTCGCCGCAAGATCGACGACCCCACGCACTGGGAAAACGCCAGTTCAACCGTGATCAGCGGTGGATCGCAATCGCCGTCGGAGCCGGACGCCTCGCTCCCGGTCACGGGCAACAACACGCTGAAATTGCCCCCGATGGGGCCGAAGGCCAACGATACGAAGCCAGGACCCTCGCCAAGCGGCAGCGGACGCACTTAG
- a CDS encoding pilus assembly protein N-terminal domain-containing protein yields the protein MFKHCSRRFCTGLLAISALTSAWLTGLAQAADPPLTPLSPPVIHKVQSANDRLEMTVNSSRLLTLDQKIPRAQVNNKDIADLTPLAPNVIQIFAKKAGVTQVNLWDEHDQIFSVDVVVVGDARELSLLLQSQFPHAAIKVQPSANSVILSGFVPEPEQVTQIVKIAEDYYPKVINALRVGGVQEIMLHVKVFEVSRTKLRNLGFDFTHSNGGSFFGSSISGLLDAGKETTGSAITSGAANDLAGDTMRFGIVSGSGNTAFFGFIDAMRKYSLAKVIAEPTLVTMSGRPAKFNDGGEIPILEPGGLGTTTIDWKNFGTEIDFVPIVYGNGGLRLEVKPRVTQLDYSIGVTIPGSTSVTPGLDVREVDTGVEMRPGQTLAIAGLLYKEVDYTNTGIPVLADLPWFGAAFRSTSEQVNEKELLILVTPELVDAMNPGEVPPCEPGSCSVSPNDAQFYGRGYPEVPACGPCGANWCGSAACAPNGVEGVIPPPGKPITPAPAYDGPRSSSDTGSVPLDPNQPILFTPSSPSNRANPQNGPAGSAASRGEQAPGFVGPIGYDVLN from the coding sequence ATGTTCAAGCACTGCTCGCGGCGGTTTTGCACCGGCCTACTGGCGATCTCGGCACTGACGTCGGCTTGGCTGACCGGGTTGGCCCAGGCGGCTGATCCCCCGCTGACTCCCCTTTCGCCCCCCGTGATTCACAAGGTCCAATCGGCCAACGATCGATTGGAGATGACCGTCAACTCCAGCCGATTGTTGACGCTCGACCAGAAGATTCCTCGCGCGCAGGTCAATAACAAGGACATCGCCGACCTCACGCCGCTTGCGCCAAATGTCATTCAGATCTTCGCCAAGAAAGCGGGCGTAACGCAGGTCAATCTGTGGGACGAACACGACCAGATCTTTTCCGTCGATGTGGTCGTGGTCGGCGATGCCCGCGAGTTGAGCCTGCTTCTGCAATCGCAGTTCCCGCACGCGGCAATTAAGGTCCAGCCCTCGGCGAACAGCGTCATCCTCTCGGGCTTCGTTCCCGAGCCGGAGCAGGTCACGCAAATCGTCAAGATCGCCGAGGACTACTATCCGAAGGTGATCAACGCGTTGCGCGTCGGCGGCGTGCAGGAGATCATGCTGCACGTCAAAGTGTTTGAAGTGTCGCGAACGAAATTACGGAACCTCGGGTTCGACTTTACCCATTCCAACGGAGGCAGTTTCTTCGGCTCCAGCATCAGCGGCCTGCTCGATGCGGGCAAGGAGACAACCGGGAGCGCGATCACCAGCGGCGCCGCGAACGATCTGGCCGGCGACACGATGCGATTTGGCATTGTCAGCGGGTCGGGCAATACGGCGTTTTTCGGCTTCATCGACGCCATGCGAAAATATAGCTTGGCGAAGGTGATCGCCGAACCGACGCTCGTGACCATGAGCGGCCGGCCGGCGAAGTTCAACGACGGCGGCGAAATCCCGATCCTCGAGCCGGGTGGTCTTGGAACCACGACCATCGATTGGAAGAACTTCGGCACGGAAATCGATTTCGTCCCGATCGTTTATGGCAATGGAGGATTGCGACTCGAAGTGAAGCCGCGGGTCACTCAGCTCGACTACAGCATCGGCGTCACCATCCCTGGATCGACATCGGTCACTCCCGGCTTGGACGTGCGCGAAGTCGACACCGGCGTCGAGATGAGGCCGGGCCAAACGCTCGCAATCGCCGGGCTGCTTTATAAGGAAGTGGATTACACGAATACGGGCATTCCGGTGCTGGCCGACCTACCGTGGTTCGGCGCCGCGTTTCGCAGCACCAGCGAACAGGTGAACGAGAAAGAACTGTTGATTCTCGTGACGCCCGAATTGGTGGACGCGATGAACCCAGGCGAAGTGCCGCCCTGCGAGCCGGGTAGCTGCAGCGTCAGCCCGAACGATGCGCAGTTTTATGGCCGCGGGTATCCGGAGGTGCCGGCTTGCGGACCGTGCGGAGCCAACTGGTGTGGCTCGGCGGCGTGTGCGCCAAACGGGGTTGAAGGGGTGATCCCTCCGCCCGGAAAGCCCATCACCCCGGCGCCGGCCTACGACGGTCCTCGATCGTCGTCCGACACCGGCTCGGTTCCGTTGGACCCGAATCAGCCGATTCTCTTCACGCCGTCCAGTCCGTCCAATCGCGCCAACCCGCAAAATGGTCCGGCAGGAAGCGCCGCGTCTCGCGGCGAGCAAGCGCCGGGATTCGTTGGTCCGATCGGTTATGACGTACTTAATTGA
- a CDS encoding response regulator yields the protein MSNVLRLAIVDPSDSSRESLKAILLGLEMVWLEAECSRYEFFADVVAQTHPDIGLVVLDNDPDKALSLVSQLSEASPQCSVLVVSGSSDGGLILRAMRAGAKEFLPKPVRIEDLVSALERIRERRFGRGDVRTRGSTVIAVAGAAGGVGTTSLAVNLGCALARDPQYSVALVDLDLSLGDADVFLDTIPDYTLVDVAQNVTRLDFTLLKRSLTKHSSGLFLLPRPVQLEDAKLVTPDDLQRVIGLLKATFTHLILDLSKSYSPLDMVAMQTANHVLLTTQLDLPCLRNVVRLMMSFGEIEGLKDKIKIIVNRAGLDSGQISLKKAQETIGRDIFWQLPNEYRTMVEVRNNGVPLIEQAPKAAITQSIVELAEAIIGDAKQPAAAETAGKSGTSRWLSFFGGKPKS from the coding sequence ATGAGCAACGTCCTAAGACTAGCGATCGTCGATCCCAGCGACTCCTCTCGGGAGTCGCTGAAGGCGATCTTGTTGGGACTGGAGATGGTCTGGCTCGAGGCCGAGTGCTCGCGTTACGAATTCTTTGCCGATGTCGTAGCCCAAACGCATCCGGATATCGGCTTGGTGGTGCTCGACAACGATCCAGATAAAGCACTTTCGCTGGTCAGCCAGCTTTCGGAAGCTTCGCCGCAATGCAGTGTGCTGGTCGTCAGCGGCTCGAGCGATGGCGGATTGATCTTGCGAGCGATGCGTGCCGGGGCGAAAGAATTCCTTCCCAAGCCGGTTCGGATCGAGGATTTGGTCTCGGCGCTCGAGCGGATTCGCGAGCGGCGATTTGGCCGCGGCGACGTTCGCACGCGAGGCAGCACAGTAATTGCCGTTGCAGGCGCGGCGGGTGGCGTCGGCACGACAAGTCTGGCGGTGAATCTCGGCTGTGCGTTGGCACGGGATCCGCAGTATTCGGTCGCGCTCGTGGACCTCGATCTCAGCCTCGGCGATGCCGACGTGTTTCTCGACACGATCCCCGATTACACGCTGGTGGATGTGGCGCAGAACGTCACGCGCCTCGATTTCACGTTGCTCAAACGATCGCTGACGAAACACTCTTCGGGCCTGTTTCTCTTGCCGCGGCCGGTTCAACTGGAAGACGCGAAGCTCGTCACGCCCGACGACCTGCAGCGCGTCATCGGGCTGTTGAAGGCCACATTCACGCATTTGATCCTCGATCTGTCGAAGTCGTATAGCCCGCTCGACATGGTCGCGATGCAAACGGCGAATCACGTGCTTCTCACGACGCAACTCGATTTACCCTGCCTGCGCAACGTCGTGCGGTTAATGATGTCGTTCGGCGAAATCGAAGGGCTGAAAGACAAGATCAAAATCATCGTCAACCGGGCGGGGCTCGATTCGGGCCAAATCAGCCTCAAGAAAGCCCAGGAAACCATCGGCCGCGATATCTTCTGGCAATTGCCGAACGAATACCGGACGATGGTCGAGGTGCGCAACAACGGTGTGCCGCTCATCGAGCAGGCGCCGAAGGCCGCCATCACGCAATCGATCGTCGAGCTAGCCGAGGCAATCATCGGCGATGCCAAGCAGCCTGCGGCCGCCGAAACGGCCGGAAAATCCGGCACATCCCGATGGCTCAGCTTCTTCGGCGGCAAGCCAAAGAGCTGA